ATGGAGAGAGCGGGTCCCCGCTCAAACCACAGGAGGAATCAAAGAAACCCACCAGTGAACCATTCACCAAGATAGAGAAGCATACTATAGAGACGCAAAACTCCACCAAGAAACCCACCAGTGAACCATTCACCAAGATAGAGAAGCATACTATAGAGACGCAAAACTCCACCCAATCacaccatctctccccaaaGCCACATCTTGCAAGTAATAAAGTAAGAATTTCCAAATGACGTAACCATAGGCTTTCTCCATGTCTAATTTGCAAAGTAACCAAGGTTCTCTAGATTTGAGTCGTCCGTCCAAAACTACATTTGCAAATTAAGACTGAATCTAGAATTTGTCTACCTTTTTCCCAAAACTTTTGATAACTTTTTATCACTTTTCCTTAAACAAAACGAGAAAAGAAATACTCAAAAAAGACATCCTGTAAGAGAAAGACTTTATTCCAAGTCCTAAAAAACAATTCactagaacttttttttttataggtccTAAAAAACAATTCACTGGAACTTATCAGGTATATACCACATTTGTTTACTTTCCTTTTAGATGTCCCAAgtgaacaaaaaattataatggtaGAGCACACTGCAATAAGATATTAAGCAAATCCACGAATCAAATGGTGTTTACTTTCCTTTTATCTTcccataaatatataattttttattgataaaagtaCACTACATAAGATGAGAAGTAAATCCATACATCTAATAGTCAAAATGAGAAAAGTACAACATAAAATGTGTATCAAACTATAAACCAACTGACGAGTGATCAAGGGACACTAACTAGAGCTTCTAAACATGGAAAGAGTTCTTTTTGGCAATTACTGATTGAATAATGGGCTCTTCAACATTGCCcgtataattatacaaaaactGATTTTCATAACCTAATTAAAGACCTCAGGACTCTGAACACACCTAGATATTCCTTTAGGCAAAGGTATAGCAGTTCTGTTCGTTTGATTGGGCAGGCCATTTGGAATATTTGGTGTCTGGTTCTGGCTGACCTGCTGCTGGGACTGTTGCTGCTGCTGGACATTAGAAGACTcatttgttgaaggtttaacCACGCCTTGATTGGCAGTGTTGGGACCGTGTGGAAACTGAGACTTTTCTGCTTGTTGAGGGAAATTACCATTCCTTTGCTGGAAAAATCTGCTAGAAGAGTTGTAGTTGTAAGAATTTAATTGCTGAATCTTCTGAAGGACCTCTTCTACAGGAGGTGGAGGTCCAGGCAGTTTTGCATGCCTGTACCGACAGTCGGGACCATTTGGACAAAAGCCCAACCTGTACCTGCAGTTACAGAATTTCCCAATTAAGTGCATACACCTTACATGCTCTTATTATTTTACCAATGCTTATActgataaagataaaaaattaaaaattaaaataataataataacaataataataataataaacccaATGCTTTGCCTCACACTAAATACAAAATTAACCCccaaaaaagaacaaataaaataattacattgcAAAGCCATTCATGCACAGCAGCAATTTCCAACTTTTTTCAGTGCAGCGCCATCGTTAAAAGATTTATTATTCAAATCTATACCACAACGTACCTACCATAAATCttgaaataagaattttttttatcggtaaatcttcaaataagtattaaaaaacATTCAAACAAGACGAACAATATAAATCCTCCGGATCCTCGTGCAAATTAAATGTTGCAACTTCCCTCCGCTTCAGATAACGAATTTCATACCTACCTAAATCAAAACCCCATTCTTTGAATCACACACTCCGTCCACTTAAAATATCGCCACACCCGTCCTTAGTTAATCCCATTATTCCTAAAACCCAAGTTCCTCTTTCACCACGAAAAAATATACCAAAAGTATTATcaccctccaaacaaaaacaatcaaccaacacAACCTCGTAACTGCAGTATGAACAAAAGATGCATCACGTACATGTTACACTCCTTGATATCTTCATTGGTGTGCTTGTACACGCAGTCCTGCTCGCGGCACTCACCGTAGAGCCGGAAGAAGCGGCAGACGGGCATCCGTGACTTGTCGTACTGGTGGAGGAAGCCGCAGGCGTCGCCTTTCATGCAGAGGCTTCGGAGCCAGTGTCGGCACACCGTCTGACGGAAGCTTCGCCTCCCCGAGGCGAGGTTGCCACCCGCGGAGGCGGAGTCAGCTACGAATGCTGCAGTCCCGGGGCCCGCGGACGCCGCGTTGGCGGCCGCTGCTCCGACGGAGGAATCAGATTGGACGACGTGGGGCCCCGGGGCGACGGCGGCGTTGGCAGTGGGACCGGCGTCTAGACCGCCCTCGAAGTCGAAGTTGAGAACCCCCTCCGAGTCCTCCATTGAGGGAATTTCCTACTTCCGCGtcttatatgtatatttatgggtTAGCAGTTGGTGATGTTTACCAAATTAGGGCTTTGAAAAAAGCTGTGCTTGATTTTGATATGAACAAGAGTGGTAGTTACTGTTAGAGAATTGAAATAAATGTGCAGAGGGTGTTTGTCGTCGATGTCTGGGTTTTGAGGAATGGACTTTTGCCCCTTCACCGAATTAGGATACTtacaaaaatgaataaaaaaattttatttgccaTAAAACCCTTCCCATATACGTCGAAGTCAAAAGCTAATAAATTAAGCATTTTCATTCATTCTGGTTAACCTTTGTGTGTGCAGTCCATACATTTTATGGGAACAGAATTCATTAAATACATGAATTTTAATGGATTCGAAGGTGGtatgtattatttattaattttaattttaatcaaattttagtaatagaataatgttaaatataatttaaaaaaattacgtgtattctagatttatttatttttataaaaaactacGAAAAACTTGCGcaattatataaatcatttcccTTAATAATATATCCTACTAATATGTTTTTCGAGTAAAATGTGAGGCTATATTCTTGTAATCTTACTAATATAGAAACTCTAATAGAAAGAAATGTTGTAAATTTCAGTGCCTAAACCTGATATTATGTATTGcaacaaaattatttattatattataataaacgactctctaattattatattaataatttttacatCCTTGATAAACAGTACCATTACTGTAATCAACGCTTGTTTTCACACTCAAACAGTTCCTATGTACTTTTCTTTGACAAtcctgaaaaaataaattaataaattaaagtaataCATGGTgcttagattaatatatatatatctgaggGACCGAgtgctactttttttttttgctttgtagAAAAATGGTTGGATAGTCGGTAACTGATGAAAAGCATCGATATTGATTTTTCTCCTAGGGCCCTAGGGAAATGATTATAAGCATTATTTTGTCTTCGAATTAttggtattaattattttcttttttgtgtattaaattaataaatattaataagtaACATTACAAGGATAAGtacatacaaaatatattttaacactaCAAGTAGACATTCTAATGTTTTAAAtcacatatcaataaaatatggtACATCAGaaattatacttaattttaattataattagttagatattttgttatatgaaagtgaaattttattaatctgtTTAACCCACcatctaattttttaacaaaatttaaatgCTTTAGAATATTAAATAGCATAAAATAGAGTGGAATTAATACTCCATTTCTCGTTTGATGCATACGAGGGAATAAAAAAAGGCAGcacctttattttcttctctcaaaACACATGCATGACCATTTTCTTTATGGAGTTCAGAAGATATTTATGCATATCAGCTTTTATCTTTATTATAGTGAGATTCTATTATTAgtctataaattattttaaagtagatgaaaatatgattaaataataaattttaccttttttattcttatttgatttattttattgaaaaattagtGAAATAAAAAACAACACTCCGAAATTCACTCTTTGATTGAAAGCATTGTGTTGGATTcctatatttaatatatcattgaTCAATAAATAGCATTTCAAAATTTatactcataatttttttttgaaacaaacATCAAGTATCTTGTATTCATTCATCATCAGTAATTACATTTTGTCCTTCAGTACATAAGGCTGTATACCTTCAGGACCCTCTTTAATCCATATTCTTTCCTCATTTACATTAAAAGACATTTTTGCAAGAAAATGTGCTACACAGTTACTTTCTCTATATGAATGTATTACCTTCCAACTATTCCTATTTTTCAACACCTCTTTAATATCTTCAACTAATTGACCATGCCATTCCCAACTTGAATCGGGATTATTAACTGCCCTTATCACATTTAAAGCATCCCCTTCAAATATCACTCTTGTCATGTTCAATTCTGCACATAGTTTCATAGCACGCCACAAAGCCTGCATCTCAACCACTAGAGGATCACGCACATACTTCTTCTGTGAGCACAATGACACCAACACATCCCTTTTCTCATCCCTCATTACTACACCAATCCCCATCCCACCTTCTGTTAGTTTTACtgctgcatcccaattcacTTTAACTTGATCTTCAGCAGGAGCTTCCCATCTGCATAAACTTCTCCTTGTATTAACTCCTTTATTGTTGCTGCCCTGCTGTTGGGCTTGTTTAAACTAAAGCAAAGTTTCTGCAGcttgtttgaagatcaaatcaggcttttcaaatttattttcaaaaacaaaactgTTTCGCCTTAACCACACTCTTCTTAGAACCACTGCCATCAGCTCCAGATCCTCTCTACTCAGCTTTGTACACCAATCTGCCCATAGCTCATGCAtctccctttcatttgaaaCCCACTTCTGTACAGGACTTAAGTTATCTGCCCAAACATCCATAGCTCCACCACAACTCCATAGAGCATGTGAAATAGTTTCCTTCTAAGCTTACAAACTGGACAGTAATAGTCCTTAACAATCTTCCTGCAACACAGGTTCAGCTTTGTAGGCAAACAGTTGTTCAAAGCTTTCCATAGAAACATTTTAACCACACCAGGCACATTCAGCTTCCACAATAACTTCCACATTTCTGTATTCTTTTTAGAAACCTCCCCCTTATCCTTGTTTTTCCTACGAACTTCAAGATGATATGCACTCTTAACATTGAATTGACCATTCTTAGTGTGAGCCCAAATTTGTTTATCTGGTAGCCCCGAAGTACTTATGGGCAAACTACAAACTAATGCAGCCTCTTCTTCATTCAGAATACCCTTTACCATTTCTTCCTTCCATGTCTTTGTGCTCTCATCAATTAAAACTGCAACCTTTGCATCTGCTTCAATTAGTGTTGATATGCCTGCCATTTATCCCCCCATATGTTGATATACCTGCCATTCCCAACTCTTCACACCAAACCTTCTCTTAATAACTCCAATGATCCCCATATACTCCTCCACATAACAGATGGCCTATTTCCCAGTTTCGAATCCAGTAGCTTTGAGTGCCTAAAGTATTTATCTTTTAACACCATAGCAGCCATTGATTGAGGTTTTGTCAAGATCCTCCAACATTGCTTAGCTAGTAAGGCTGTGTTGAAACTTTCAATTTCTCTAAAACCCAATCCACCACCCATCTTTGCTGTCCCCATTTTTGCCCAACTCTTCCAATGAATTTTATTCTCATCTTTTTTGaaaccccaccagaattttgccATCTGAGCTGCAATCTCCTTACATAGCTTCTTTGGAAGCTTAAAAACTGACATGTAATAGGTTGGTATAGCTTGCATGATAGCCTTCAACAACACCTCCT
This sequence is a window from Carya illinoinensis cultivar Pawnee chromosome 9, C.illinoinensisPawnee_v1, whole genome shotgun sequence. Protein-coding genes within it:
- the LOC122276827 gene encoding uncharacterized protein LOC122276827 → MAGISTLIEADAKVAVLIDESTKTWKEEMVKGILNEEEAALVCSLPISTSGLPDKQIWAHTKNGQFNVKSAYHLEVRRKNKDKGEVSKKNTEMWKLLWKLNVPGVVKMFLWKALNNCLPTKLNLCCRKIVKDYYCPVYNLSPVQKWVSNEREMHELWADWCTKLSREDLELMAVFKQAQQQGSNNKGVNTRRSLCRWEAPAEDQVKVNWDAAVKLTEGGMGIGVVMRDEKRDVLVSLCSQKKYVRDPLVVEMQALWRAMKLCAELNMTRVIFEGDALNVIRAVNNPDSSWEWHGQLVEDIKEVLKNRNSWKVIHSYRESNCVAHFLAKMSFNVNEERIWIKEGPEGIQPYVLKDKM